A stretch of the Malus sylvestris chromosome 10, drMalSylv7.2, whole genome shotgun sequence genome encodes the following:
- the LOC126586109 gene encoding disease resistance protein RUN1-like isoform X4 has product MVQTNKYDVYLSFRGEDTRMNFASHLEAALSRNGVVVWRDEDCLLPGPEPINSQIRKAIESSRISIVILSRNYASSKWCLDELQQILDCRQVTGQIVFPVFYDVDPSDVRHQTGRFGDAFAEHEQRFKDNIHKVRAWRDALRQLADLSGYALLEDRYESQSVARIVEFILNTLQPVAPDVEQQRFPLGSMATAQPTDHDVYLSFRGEDTRMIFVSHLEAALSRNGVVVWRDEDCLRPGAEPINSQIRKAIESSRISIVILSRNYASSTWCLDELQQILDCRQVTGQKVLPVFYDVDPSDVRHQTGGFGDAFAKHEQRFKDNIEKVHAWRDALRQVADLSGFVLREDRYESQSVERIVVFILNALQPVASEVEQLVGIGSRVEELYRLLDIESNDVRFIGIWGMGGIGKTTIADVIFNNISIEFEIFTRIRNIRELSETQGDLQLQKKLLYEALRQDIDVRNVNEGATMIKNILRKRKVLLILDDVDNLHQLESLAGNREWFGLGSRVIVTTRNEKLLRKHGVDSIFEVKELTEGESLQLFNIYAFKSVEPPEDYLNLSKQFVNYCRGIPLAIKVLGSSLFHRSLEEWHSVLKKREHFPDETVSEILEISYHGLADNEKRMFLDIACFFQGMDKERVVEILDCFGFNPKEGMEALIVRSLITISNNKVLMNGLIQEMGQQVVRREAVNDPGKQSRLWLHEDVIHVLKNNMGTNAVEGIALDLPKLEEACWDLEAFSMMHNLRFLQIHNLRTTQGPKKLSNALKFLEWSGYPSKFLPQEFELEQLCEVNLCHSSIEQLWSRTKLLGNLKFVNVSYSQNLTRTPDFTVTPNLHRLILEGCINLVMIHPSIAELKRLIFLNLKDCRSLEHLPKRFGTESLQILILSGCSKISKVPEFVRPMENLLELYLDKTAVEELPSSIECLTGLTLLNLRDCRNLSSLASSTCQLRSLKSLNLSGCSKLEELPKNLGKMVCLKELDVGGTSINDLPSSICRLENLELLSLCGCKSMRRKKTSPISFLLPTTDSSLLSLTVLNISDCNLEEN; this is encoded by the exons ATGGTGCAAACAAATAAGTACGATGTCTACCTCAGTTTCAGAGGCGAAGACACCCGCATGAATTTCGCAAGCCATCTAGAGGCGGCTCTGAGTAGAAATGGAGTCGTCGTATGGAGAGACGAAGATTGTCTACTTCCTGGGCCAGAACCCATTAACTCACAAATCCGCAAGGCAATCGAAAGTTCAAGAATTTCAATTGTCATTCTTTCAAGAAATTACGCCAGTTCAAAATGGTGCTTGGATGAGCTTCAACAAATTCTCGATTGTAGGCAAGTGACTGGCCAGATAGTTTTTCCTGTCTTCTATGATGTGGACCCATCCGACGTACGACATCAGACAGGCCGTTTCGGTGATGCTTTTGCCGAGCACGAACAACGTTTCAAGGACAATATCCACAAAGTGCGCGCCTGGAGGGATGCTCTTCGTCAATTAGCCGATCTGTCTGGATATGCGCTACTCGAGGATCG GTATGAGTCACAATCAGTCGCACGAATTGTTGAATTCATATTGAATACATTGCAACCTGTGGCACCTGATGTTGAGCAGCAGAGATTTCCGTTGGGATCCATGGCCACCGCGCAACCAACTGATCACGATGTCTACCTCAGTTTCAGAGGCGAAGACACTCGCATGATTTTCGTAAGCCATCTAGAGGCGGCTCTGAGTAGAAACGGAGTCGTCGTATGGAGAGACGAAGATTGTCTACGTCCTGGGGCAGAACCCATTAACTCACAAATCCGCAAGGCAATCGAAAGTTCAAGAATTTCAATTGTCATTCTTTCAAGAAATTACGCCAGTTCAACATGGTGCTTGGATGAGCTTCAACAAATTCTCGATTGTAGGCAAGTGACTGGCCAGAAAGTTTTACCTGTCTTCTATGATGTGGACCCATCCGATGTACGACATCAGACAGGCGGTTTCGGTGATGCTTTTGCCAAGCACGAACAACGTTTCAAGGACAATATCGAAAAAGTGCACGCCTGGAGGGACGCTCTTCGTCAAGTAGCCGATCTGTCTGGATTTGTGCTACGCGAGGATCG GTATGAGTCACAATCAGTCGAACGAATTGTTGTATTCATATTGAATGCATTGCAACCCGTGGCATCTGAAGTTGAGCAGCTAGTGGGAATTGGATCAAGAGTAGAGGAACTATATAGGCTTTTGGATATCGAATCAAATGATGTTCGCTTCATAGGGATATGGGGGATGGGTGGGATAGGCAAGACAACTATCGCCGATGTGATTTTTAACAACATTTCcattgaatttgaaattttcacCCGTATTCGTAATATTAGGGAGCTAAGTGAAACACAGGGTGATCTGCAACTGCAAAAGAAACTTCTTTATGAGGCTTTGAGGCAAGACATAGATGTTCGAAATGTTAACGAGGGAGCCACAATGATAAAGAACATTCTACGTAAGAGAAAGGTTCTTCTCATTTTAGACGATGTTGACAACTTACACCAACTGGAATCATTGGCTGGAAACAGGGAATGGTTTGGTTTGGGGAGCAGAGTCATCGTTACGACTAGAAATGAGAAATTGCTAAGAAAGCATGGTGTAGATAGCATATTTGAAGTTAAGGAATTAACTGAGGGTGAATCGCTTCAGCTCTTCAATATTTACGCCTTTAAAAGTGTTGAACCCCCAGAAGATTATTTGAATCTGTCTAAACAGTTTGTTAATTATTGTAGAGGCATTCCCCTTGCAATCAAGGTTTTGGGATCCTCACTGTTCCACAGAAGTCTTGAAGAGTGGCATAGCGTATTGAAAAAACGGGAGCACTTTCCTGATGAAACAGTTTCTGAAATACTTGAAATAAGTTATCATGGACTGGCGGACAATGAGAAAAGAATGTTTCTAGATATTGCTTGTTTCTTTCAAGGAATGGACAAGGAACGAGTGGTAGAGATACTAGATTGTTTTGGATTTAATCCCAAGGAGGGGATGGAAGCTCTCATTGTGAGATCTCTCATAACtatttcaaataacaaagtgtTGATGAATGGGTTGATACAAGAAATGGGACAACAAGTGGTACGCAGAGAAGCTGTTAATGATCCTGGAAAGCAAAGCAGGTTGTGGCTTCATGAGGACgtcattcatgtattgaagaATAATATG GGAACAAATGCAGTTGAAGGTATAGCCTTAGACTTGCCTAAATTGGAAGAGGCATGTTGGGACTTGGAGGCCTTCTCGATGATGCATAATCTCAGATTTCTCCAAATTCATAATCTGCGAACGACCCAAGGCCCAAAAAAACTTTCTAATGCCTTAAAGTTTCTTGAATGGAGTGGGTATCCTTCAAAATTTCTCCCACAAGAATTTGAACTTGAGCAACTTTGTGAAGTTAACTTGTGCCATAGCAGCATTGAACAACTTTGGAGTAGAACCAAG TTATTAGGCAATCTGAAATTCGTCAACGTTAGCTACTCCCAGAACCTGACCAGGACCCCGGACTTTACAGTTACTCCAAATCTTCATAGATTAATTCTTGAAGGCTGCATAAACTTGGTGATGATCCACCCATCCATAGCTGAGCTCAAAAGgcttatttttttaaatcttaagGACTGCAGAAGTCTTGAACACCTTCCCAAACGTTTTGGAACAGAAAGTCTTCAGATTCTTATTCTTTCCGGTTGTTCAAAAATTAGTAAAGTTCCAGAATTTGTGAGACCTATGGAAAACTTGTTGGAACTTTATTTAGATAAGACTGCTGTAGAAGAATTACCTTCTTCAATCGAATGTCTGACTGGCCTTACTTTATTAAACCTGAGAGATTGCAGAAATCTCAGTTCCCTTGCAAGCAGTACTTGCCAGTTGCGCTCCCTCAAAAGTCTCAATCTCAGTGGATGCTCAAAGCTTGAAGAACTGCCAAAAAACTTGGGAAAGATGGTTTGTTTGAAGGAGCTTGATGTGGGCGGTACCTCTATTAATGATCTACCATCCTCCATTTGCCGTCTGGAAAATCTTGAATTGTTATCCCTTTGTGGTTGCAAATCGATGCGAAGAAAGAAGACAAGTCCAATTAGTTTTCTGTTGCCGACCACTGATTCTAGTTTGCTTTCTTTAACAGTACTGAATATCAGTGACTGTAATCTTGAGGAG AATTGA